A genome region from Ptiloglossa arizonensis isolate GNS036 chromosome 4, iyPtiAriz1_principal, whole genome shotgun sequence includes the following:
- the LOC143145482 gene encoding uncharacterized protein LOC143145482 — protein sequence MGGSEGVLSVCTVGQEPSGNRTPDLRETHVYRDTALDTIKDGRNSRPDANFEPQGNFLIIFESRFDEYYNLNCKGSLDECGVRIETMQESCENPKGTRMQHHLQKFHELSSHSLLIWEPKTICFVEKKTKRTRRAEIVKKALQKLRKGARVSSPEVPGIIQRFVTDLKT from the exons ATGGGGGGGTCAGAGGGGGTTCTCTCTGTGTGTACCGTGGGACAAGAACCAAGTGGAAACCGTACCcccgatctacgtgaaact CACGTGTATCGTGACACGGCCCTTGATACGATCAAAGATGGACGCAATTCTCGGCCGGATGCAAATTTCGAGCCACagggaaattttttaataattttcgaatcgCGATTCGACGAGTACTACAATTTAAATTGTAAAGGGAGTCTCGACGAGTGCGGtgttcgaattgaaacgatGCAAGAATCGTGCGAG AATCCCAAGGGAACACGAATGCAACATCACCTCCAGAAGTTCCATGAACTTTCCAGCCACTCGTTACTAATTTGGGAACCCAAAACCATTTGTTTCGTCGAGAAAAAGACGAAGAGGACTCGAAGAGCCGAAATCGTGAAAAAAGCTCTGCAAAAGCTTCGAAAAGGGGCACGAGTGTCGTCTCCAGAAGTTCCAGGAATTATCCAGCGATTTGTTACTGATCTGaaaacctaa